A window of the Podarcis raffonei isolate rPodRaf1 chromosome 4, rPodRaf1.pri, whole genome shotgun sequence genome harbors these coding sequences:
- the NIPA1 gene encoding magnesium transporter NIPA1, which produces MRMTVAAAGDGGSPNPGPAAVSLGLSVAVVSSLVNGSTFVLQKKGIVRARGRGTSYLTDIVWWSGTIAMALGQIGNFLAYTAVPTVLVTPLGALGVPFGSILASYLLKEKLNILGKLGCLLSCAGSVVLIIHSPKSESVTTQAELEEKLTNPVFVGYLCIVLLMLLLLIFWIAPAHGPTNIMVYISICSLLGSFTVPSTKGIGLAAQDIFHNNPSSQRALYLCLVLLAVLGCSIIIQFRYINKALECFDSSVFGAIYYVVFTTLVLLASAILFREWSNVGVVDFLGMACGFTTVSIGIVLIQVFKEFNFSIGDLNKPNTKTD; this is translated from the exons ATGAGGATGACGGTCGCTGCGGCGGGGGACGGGGGCTCGCCCAATCCAGGCCCCGCGGCGGTGTCGCTGGGTCTAAGTGTGGCCGTGGTCTCCAGCCTGGTGAATGGATCCACGTTTGTGCTGCAAAAGAAAGGGATCGTGCGCGCTAGAGGACGAG gAACTTCATATCTAACAGACATAGTCTGGTGGTCGGGCACCATTGCAA TGGCCCTTGGCCAAATCGGGAATTTCTTAGCCTACACTGCAGTTCCTACTGTTCTGGTGACTCCTCTTGGAGCGCTTGGGGTTCCATTTGG ATCCATTTTAGCTTCCTACTTACTGAAAGAAAAACTCAACATTCTTGGCAAGCTGGGTTGTCTGCTGAGCTGTGCAGGTTCTGTTGTTCTCATAATCCATTCTCCAAAGTCTGAAAGTGTCACCACACAGGCCGAGCTTGAAGAGAAGCTCACAAATCCAG tgttCGTGGGTTACCTCTGCATTGTCCTTCTCATGCTCCTCCTGCTTATCTTTTGGATTGCACCTGCTCACGGACCCACCAATATTATGGTTTACATCAGCATTTGCTCATTGCTAGGAAGCTTCACAGTGCCCAGTACAAAAGGCATTGGACTAGCTGCTCAAGATATCTTTCACAATAACCCATCGAGCCAAAGAGCACTTTACCTCTGTTTGGTCCTGCTGGCAGTATTAGGATGTAGCATCATAATTCAGTTCAGGTACATCAATAAGGCTCTGGAATGTTTCGACTCCTCGGTGTTTGGTGCCATCTACTATGTAGTGTTCACCACTCTGGTCTTGCTGGCCTCAGCCATCCTGTTCAGAGAGTGGAGTAATGTTGGAGTGGTGGATTTCTTGGGGATGGCTTGTGGATTCACCACTGTATCTATTGGAATTGTTCTCATACAAGTCTTCAAGGAGTTCAATTTCAGTATTGGggatttaaataagcccaatacGAAGACTGATTAA